ACATAAATACCTGGTATATTCCGGGTGAGGTGTTACATCATGGGCTGGTATTTCTATGTAGGCGCGTGCACAGCGCAAACCCATCTTAAGTTGCTCTCGCGATATCCCACAATCTGCTTCGTCTCTTTCATAATCACCAAATATGACATTACCcctgaaataaatacaaaagaagaaaaaaccggccaagatCGTGTCGGGTCACGCTAATTGTAGAGTTCCGTAGTTTCCCGAGTATGGCCCATACTATCCCATCAACTCAGAAAAAATGTATGTGCTCAAAGTACAGCGACATCTCTACGCCGATATGacataaaaacaacacaaaaattaCAGTACAAACTGTAAATTAAACCACAAGAATAACACAAAACTAGAAGAAGAGAACACATGAGACCCTGTACAGTACAGAGCCTCAGCGCTGATTTTTAACGAAAGCCGGAGCTGACATGATGACGTTAGGCACCAGGCACCTGGGTCGTGCCAACAGAACTGCGGAGGATTTCGATCCCAAGGATTATGGGCCAAGATAAGTAATAGATAGATATAGTATAGTTAAATATTGTATCTTTGTTTCTGCATTAGGTAAGCCTCGTGCATGTCATGGTTGAGCCCACCAGGAAACAGATTGTGACATACATTTCCCCGACAACACAAGATTAAgctattttgtacaaaaaagaCATGATAAGAATTAGACTGAGTGTGTCGAGTGCCGACAAACTTGGAACAAGTCCTCTTCCGTTGCGAACTTTAAATCTATTTCAAATCACAAATCGCTATTTATCACTCACTATAATGTATAAATTGGGTTGATTTACACTGAGTCCACGAATTTAACAATTCTACTAGTTTTCactattatttctattttttacgCATAAAAGTTGCACTTAGGTGACTTGTCCTGTCCCTCCTGACCCTCTTTTTTTTCGGGGCGATTATTccgaaaatatcaaaaaattatTTGAGTAAACTcctattcatttttaaatacctatccAACGATATATAGTTAGAGTTGGAATGAAAAAGAAAACGCTCCCCTCTTTACGTGTAGGCTACAGTAATAATACATCTTTTccacttttttaattttgcccTTTATTGGCGTGATTAAAGTTCTTAATGGTACCAAATTGCTCTCAGCTCTGAAGAGACAACGGTAACtgagacggacggacggacggacatgGCGAAACTATAAGGCTTCCTAGTTAACTAGGGAACCCTAATAACGGGTTTGGATCGAATGGTGAATTGGTGGATCGAATTGGTTAACGAGGTCAGGAGGCCCTTAGAAGTAATTTTAACGCGTCAGTATTAAGTTGGTTAGTtacagtgaaagcctttttatcgtcccactgctgggcacaggcctcctctcacacggagaaggattgagcattatttAAGTTggttagttttaaataaaaaatttataCGGTTTATAGTTCTTGGGAAGGGTCGCCAGGCTTGCAGCTGTGCCGAGCGCAAACTGCTTGTGAACGAGGACCACGCGCGGAGCCTTGCTGTGATGATTGAAGCCCGTCGTCACTGTAaccaaaaaaatagttttagctCGAAAAAGTGACCAAAAATCTTTGTCTTTTgcaatcaattttatttgggtatAAAAACTATCGGTATCACTTTttcgaaagatttttttattttttattgtaggaCGTATTTAAAAACTTACCGTGTATGTACTGCATAAAGCCAACCCACTTGAATGTATGTTCTTTGAGCACCCCATCTGCCGGCTCCGAGTCGAAGTCATCATGGCACATCGAGAAGTCTCGGATGAGACACAAAGTTGCAGGCACACATACTGTATTGGTAACACAGACGTCATAATTTCATAAacactagttatttttaattattttaattatagttgTCTAAAAAAGACAAGGTATAAAAATCATctttagagtttttttttcttttaattgatttacggtaacgtaaataaaaaattaataaatacaaaaataaagatacAAACATATAATGCAAAGAGCTTTAAGCTTCGAATCGTACATGCTCCTCGTACGAAGTCAAACTGTACATTTTATTCCAACCGCGCTGTATTcagttgtttgttttgttaaattGTATATTGTAACATGAGGAAGGAATGGaaattgaagacattattttcataatgaGAGGAAATCACATTGGTACATCGAGACTCTTCCAAATATCTGGAAATAATTTCAGCGTCTTTTTGACTGAATTACTAGGTATATAACAAAactaaagtaattaaataaaatatcctaCCCAGGCCCACAAAATTAGGGTAAGTAGCTCAATTGAAAGGgataacataatttaaaaaaatgtgccGCAACTAAACTTTATTTAATGAGAAATATTATATGGAGGTTTATGAACAATTTAATCTTAGCAATATCTCTTCTATcttctatctatactaataaagctgaagagtttgtttgttgagGGAGGGATTTAAAATTGGCAGTTAGCCCGTtaacgataaaacaaattatacgtgtacgaagtcgcgggcaaccaCTAGTAACTTTATAAAGGAGTAGCATGATAGAATTCAAAGAAGAAGTTCGCTGGTATGTTAAGGAGGTAGTGAAGATAGAACTCGTGTAGGTCAATTTTTTGGAACGTCAGCTTCCATACGAAATGCAGGTCTCCTTGACAGTAGTACAGTGGCAAACGACTTTTTCGGAACATGAACTTGCGAGGCACGTAGATCTTCATCACGATGCATGCAAGCCAGTATCTTATTGTCTCTCCATCTTCTAATAACTGAAAGGGGGCAATAAAcgctttttaatttacttatggTAACTATCTAAATACCTACTCGGACAGGTTTTCCTGTCAAAAATCTCTCATCCGAGTTTTTCTTATTCATATACTTCTAGTACAaaacgtcgtggtggcctagtgggtaaaaaaccaacctctcaagtacgactGCGTGGggttgattccaggtcaggcaagtaccaatgcaacttttctaagtttgtatgcacttcctaagcatatcttggacaccaatgactgtgtttcgaagGGCGCATAAAACTGTAggtccggctgtcattgaacatccttggcagtcgttacggatagtcggaagccagtaaatataacaccagtcttaccaaggggtattgggttgcctgagtaactgggttgaggaggtcagatagggcagtcactccttgtaaaacactagtaatcggctacatccggttagactggaagccgaccccaacataattgggaaaaggctcgggagataatgATGCTACTTCTAGAACCtttataaatagttatttgCCTTGTTAGAGTTTATAAAAGAGTTGAACTTACATAAATGTAAGTAGCTTGTGTTGACTGAAAGTCTGACAATGTGATGTTGGCTCTTTTGcgcaaaaatactttttgaattACATCAGGTGTACACCAGCCAAACTTGTAGACACTGTGTAAGGTATCTGAAAGATTTCGATTATAAAGAAGTATTCAAAAATACGAAACTTCGATATTTTATGAGGTTTGCTGCACCATTCTTCTTCATAAAAATCCGAAAAAGTAGTCTgagattttctataaaatttaataatgttattgtaaCGATTGAGAATATTTAAGTTATTGATTATCACAAAAATCGACAAGTCTTCTATCTTTATGTTTTGTGAACTATAGGCGTATTAATATGTTAGGTATTACTATTAATTTCGAAAAGTAGTCTTAAGTTAAACGTAAAGTAGacgttttttacaaaaaaataaaccgacttctaaaaacactaaaaagacaaaaaaaaaacattaggtgcagcggcctagaagtcggtgtctaatggatgttcctaAGATAATTTTGCCGGCCgatttgagaacctcctcctttttgggaagtcggttcaACTATTTAGTAAgtaatgtatgtacttacttctGGGTAGCGCGTCGTCATCAACCAGGCCCTCGGTTGGGCCATAATGCGCTGTTCGCAGCGCATACATCGCTTGGCTCGCAGGGACGGCCTTCCACCCAGATACGGCGATCACTACATAAAATTTAACAGTCTCAAATGATAAACTTGACATAAAACATTCTCATACTTCTTTTATTCATACTTCTTTTAGATTACCTACccattcgaaaaaaaaacactcataATCTTGAATTTCTGAATATCGGGTTAAAAATAGTTAAGTTAAACAACCTGTATGTAGaacaaaaactaattattttacgTTTACACAGATCATGTTTGAACCATTACTTAAACTTTTAAgatataagtaggtagttacTTACCgaaaaatagtaacaaaaatgttGTGTGAGTCGCAGAGTTACgcatatttttaagaatattaatttctctAAGCAGCCGAAACCACAACTAACCTATCTGCGACTTGTCTACGATTGTGATCAGTCCTAAGCTACCTCCATACATTGCTTACTATTtggaaaaaacattaaattccTTTTAGGTTTGTTTGTTAGTTTCTCATTCCTACGATTTGAATGTATCATGAAATACTCAAAGCAAAATGTGTCCTATTGCTTTAggaaataaaagacaaatacAGAAAATTaactcatattttattttaaaataatttacatttaaagtTAGGATAAGTgactaaaactaaaatacaaactAATTCAAATAAGCGTGTTAATTCATCCCCTTTCAGTTTATCCATTACTTATACTTGTAATACTATTCCTAGAAGAGCTAGATATAAATTGTGGTTTCATCAACGTTATCCAAAGGTTACGTGTATTTGGATCACATATTATGAAGTATATGAACAATACAAAACCTTGTAGTGTTGATGTCAGACAAAAAAGATATGACCAAAGCAAATGGTTTGTAAACGAAAATATGCCAAAAATCCATGTTAGAcccaataagaaaaataaaaatgttgacacCCTCAGCTGTGCACCGACTAGATCCATGTCCGTAGTTTTCATTTTTTGATCGGAGCCGCGAGAAATTGCATGAAGCACTAAAATGAATAAGGTAACATTAATACccaatattatacatattggCAGTACAACACCTGCAACTAAATAATAGCCATTTGGGTAACAAATACTTCTTAACACTGATGATTCAGGAACATAGTTTTCCGCATCAAGTGCTAAAGTAACAATGACAGGTAATAAAGGTATACCCCAACCAATCAAAGTGAACTTACACATAAATCTCGACGGCCTACTGACTCCTAAAACCCTGACGTATCGAATGAATTGTAAAATGGCCGTGATCAGCATCCACATGAAACTGGACAATATCGAAAAGTGCAACAATGCCCCTAAAGCAATACAAACAggtcttttatttttagctacTACATACATACCATCTATTTGAGTAAACATAGAAGAATCTAAGttaaacactaaaataaatactaaaggtAGAGCTATAGCAGTTGACAACTGTAATAGAACTTTTGTTCCAGCTTTTTTTCTCCAGTTGCTAAAAACTAATGCTGTTATCCATATACCAATAATGCCTATCAGTGACATAAAACTACCGACTAAAGTTATTATGTTCAAAGCAGTGTGATGTTTTCTTTGATGGAAAATGTCATCTTTATTGTCACTATTTGGTATGAGAAGCAGTTGACCAAAATGAGTGAGATGGTAACATTCACATACAGTGGtatcattaattattttgactACAAAACATCCTTGTTTTTTCCAAGAGCCTAAAAGATGATTTAAAAAGTGTGGTTGGAAGTCCCAGTAGCCACAATCAGTCTTTCCTGtctgatttatttgtttaaagacAAGCGGAACAGGATATTCTAAGTTTGACATATAGTCGGGGATTGAGATTCCAACAATACGACTGTTTATTACGTGTTTGTTAGTAGCTAATTCTTGA
Above is a window of Helicoverpa zea isolate HzStark_Cry1AcR chromosome 1, ilHelZeax1.1, whole genome shotgun sequence DNA encoding:
- the LOC124634147 gene encoding uncharacterized protein LOC124634147, encoding MYALRTAHYGPTEGLVDDDALPRNTLHSVYKFGWCTPDVIQKVFLRKRANITLSDFQSTQATYIYLLEDGETIRYWLACIVMKIYVPRKFMFRKSRLPLYYCQGDLHFVWKLTFQKIDLHEFYLHYLLNIPANFFFEFYHATPL